The proteins below come from a single Caulobacter segnis ATCC 21756 genomic window:
- a CDS encoding acyl-CoA dehydrogenase family protein — protein MTTAKKDSAIHESPLSTEVGRKIRDKVRALRPLIREHAAEGEALGCLPPATLNALAEAGVFNLSAPPAFGGPALGARDLAEIVTEVARGDGSAGWTTMIASGFARVFLTFPDATVAEVYAATRDWRGPIVASASLFSERIQRARKVEGGYVVEAGGKWGFGSGCKHAAFLVVGVQVDDVRGMVLLEKGQYEILDDWKVMGLSGSSSNSVTAPNDIFVPEGRFADLAHLPDKLNGLRQRFSGLGYQLDGLGLMLIVAMETMAITLGMAQGAYECFVEQTENKKPFNLPYDTLAATPSIQVAAGKARAMINAAQALIFARADYIDRKAIAGEGFEPAEEAEIMMDFVHAGNVCGAAIDLIQLTLGSATVSLKNPIQRFARDTRVALTHGSTRLDPSAEISGRQQLGLPPFAAFAAAVPGVDKAQRQASEAA, from the coding sequence ATGACGACGGCAAAGAAAGACAGCGCCATCCACGAGTCGCCACTGTCGACCGAGGTGGGGCGGAAGATCCGCGATAAGGTCCGCGCCCTGCGGCCGCTCATTCGCGAACATGCGGCCGAGGGCGAGGCGCTGGGCTGCCTGCCGCCCGCCACCCTCAACGCATTGGCCGAGGCCGGGGTCTTCAATTTGTCTGCGCCGCCGGCGTTCGGCGGCCCCGCCTTGGGCGCTCGCGACCTGGCCGAGATTGTCACAGAGGTCGCCCGCGGCGACGGCTCGGCCGGCTGGACGACGATGATCGCTTCGGGTTTTGCCCGCGTGTTCCTGACCTTCCCGGACGCGACCGTCGCCGAGGTCTACGCGGCCACCCGCGACTGGCGCGGTCCCATTGTCGCCAGCGCCTCGCTGTTTTCCGAGCGCATCCAGCGCGCGCGCAAGGTCGAGGGCGGCTATGTCGTCGAAGCCGGCGGCAAGTGGGGCTTTGGTAGCGGCTGCAAGCACGCGGCCTTCCTGGTCGTGGGCGTCCAGGTCGACGACGTGCGCGGCATGGTGCTGCTGGAAAAGGGCCAGTACGAGATCCTCGACGACTGGAAGGTCATGGGTCTTTCAGGCTCGTCGAGCAACAGCGTCACCGCGCCCAACGACATCTTCGTTCCCGAGGGCCGTTTCGCAGACCTGGCGCATTTGCCCGACAAGCTCAATGGGCTGCGCCAGCGGTTCTCGGGCCTTGGCTATCAGCTCGATGGCCTGGGCCTCATGCTGATCGTGGCCATGGAGACCATGGCCATCACCCTGGGCATGGCCCAAGGCGCGTATGAGTGCTTCGTCGAGCAGACCGAGAACAAAAAGCCCTTCAACCTGCCCTACGACACCCTGGCGGCGACGCCCTCCATCCAGGTGGCCGCCGGCAAGGCCCGCGCCATGATCAACGCCGCCCAGGCGCTGATCTTTGCCCGCGCCGATTACATCGACCGCAAGGCCATCGCCGGCGAAGGCTTCGAGCCGGCCGAAGAGGCCGAGATCATGATGGACTTCGTCCATGCCGGTAACGTCTGCGGCGCGGCCATCGATCTTATCCAGCTCACCCTGGGCTCGGCGACCGTGAGCCTGAAAAACCCGATCCAGCGGTTCGCGCGCGACACCCGCGTGGCCCTGACCCACGGCTCGACCCGGCTTGATCCGTCGGCCGAGATCAGCGGCCGCCAGCAGCTGGGCCTGCCGCCGTTCGCGGCCTTCGCCGCCGCGGTCCCCGGCGTCGATAAGGCCCAGCGCCAGGCCTCCGAAGCCGCCTAA
- a CDS encoding DUF3606 domain-containing protein: protein MTRQPYDEPGQVGPIDVEDEAALARWAERLGFDTDAVRNAVIAVGPDSKAVALRLKSARGAAD, encoded by the coding sequence ATGACCCGCCAGCCTTATGACGAGCCAGGCCAGGTTGGGCCAATCGATGTGGAGGACGAGGCCGCCCTCGCGCGATGGGCCGAGCGCTTGGGCTTTGACACCGACGCGGTGCGTAACGCGGTCATCGCCGTGGGACCTGACAGTAAGGCCGTGGCGTTGCGGCTGAAATCGGCGCGCGGCGCGGCCGACTAG
- a CDS encoding exodeoxyribonuclease III, producing MRIATLNINNVLSRFDPLIEWLDDTQPDVVCLQELKAQQGRFPAEALGQMGYGAVWKGQRAWNGVAILARGMTPVLTRSALPGEPDRSQSRYIEAAVDGVLIGCLYLPNGNPAPGPKFDYKLAWFEALLAHTQSLLNTGAPVVLAGDDNVVPTEADIYPNHSYWPPLWRSPCRPPAPASPPHLAATPRASSSNARPPLPRPSRPSARTPRASSPSAARRAPSRFSTDQRAWACPAQAP from the coding sequence TTGCGCATCGCCACCCTGAACATCAACAATGTGCTCAGCCGCTTTGACCCACTGATCGAATGGCTCGATGACACCCAGCCCGACGTCGTCTGCCTGCAGGAGCTCAAGGCGCAGCAGGGCCGCTTTCCAGCCGAAGCCCTGGGGCAGATGGGCTATGGCGCGGTGTGGAAGGGCCAACGCGCCTGGAACGGGGTGGCGATCCTGGCGCGCGGCATGACCCCGGTCCTGACGCGCAGCGCCCTGCCCGGCGAGCCCGACAGGAGCCAATCGCGCTACATCGAGGCGGCGGTAGACGGCGTGCTGATCGGCTGCCTTTACCTACCCAACGGCAATCCAGCGCCCGGCCCCAAGTTCGACTACAAACTGGCCTGGTTCGAGGCGCTCCTGGCCCACACCCAGAGCCTTCTGAATACCGGAGCCCCCGTCGTCCTGGCCGGCGACGACAATGTCGTGCCGACCGAGGCCGACATCTATCCCAACCATTCCTACTGGCCGCCACTCTGGCGTTCGCCATGTCGGCCGCCGGCGCCAGCTTCGCCGCCGCACCTTGCCGCGACGCCAAGGGCAAGTTCATCAAATGCCCGGCCGCCGCTGCCCCGGCCAAGCCGACCAAGTGCAAGGACGCCAAGGGCAAGTTCGCCAAGTGCGGCACGCCGGGCGCCAAGCCGGTTTAGTACTGATCAGCGCGCCTGGGCTTGCCCGGCCCAGGCGCCATGA
- a CDS encoding GAF domain-containing protein, with the protein MTAPSEAQRLQRLHALGILDTPGDDLFRGLAEQALGVVPGTTIAAVSLVDAERQWFKTIIGLGAKETSRAVSFCSHTIETEDCMVVEDATKDERFANNPLVTSAPAIRFYAGIRLAGGVGALCVIGTSPRRIRPGEIEKLSKIAQYVDIQLLSHGVLANVMEPKA; encoded by the coding sequence ATGACGGCTCCATCTGAAGCCCAGAGACTGCAGCGCCTGCACGCCCTGGGCATACTCGACACGCCGGGCGACGACCTGTTTCGCGGCCTGGCGGAACAAGCCCTCGGCGTGGTTCCGGGAACCACCATCGCCGCCGTCAGTCTCGTGGACGCCGAGCGGCAATGGTTCAAGACGATTATCGGTCTGGGCGCCAAGGAGACATCGAGAGCCGTGTCCTTCTGTTCGCACACGATCGAAACCGAAGACTGCATGGTGGTGGAGGACGCGACGAAGGACGAGCGGTTCGCCAACAATCCCCTGGTGACCTCGGCTCCGGCCATCCGATTCTATGCGGGGATCAGGCTGGCGGGCGGCGTCGGGGCGCTTTGCGTCATTGGAACAAGCCCGCGGCGCATCAGGCCGGGCGAGATCGAAAAGTTGAGCAAGATCGCTCAATATGTCGACATCCAGCTTCTGTCCCATGGAGTCCTGGCTAACGTCATGGAACCCAAAGCATAA
- a CDS encoding SDR family NAD(P)-dependent oxidoreductase: MQLELTGKRALVTGSSSGIGRSIALQLAAEGAEVVVHGRDEARANKTADEITQAGGRAFVVLGDLMEADQAKAAVERVRALGGVDILVNNAGGRHGGWERNGWIGAGGDNWIATYKQNVISTVTLIEGLAPIMIERGWGRVLQIASAIAIHQPPNFPDYQAAKAAEINLSRSFSRSLAGTGVTSNAISAGIIHTPGSDAEIASIAKEVGMAGDWQDNEKEIALGVFRQTVGRIGRAEDIAAAVCFLVSPRADFITGVNLVVDGGM; encoded by the coding sequence ATGCAACTGGAACTTACCGGCAAACGCGCCCTGGTCACGGGCAGCAGCTCAGGGATCGGGCGATCCATCGCCCTGCAGCTGGCGGCCGAAGGCGCCGAGGTGGTCGTCCACGGCCGCGACGAGGCGCGCGCCAACAAGACCGCCGACGAGATCACCCAGGCTGGCGGTCGCGCCTTTGTCGTCCTGGGCGACCTGATGGAGGCCGACCAGGCCAAGGCCGCCGTCGAGAGAGTCCGGGCCCTGGGCGGGGTCGACATCCTGGTCAACAACGCCGGCGGCCGCCATGGTGGCTGGGAGCGCAACGGATGGATCGGCGCCGGCGGCGACAACTGGATCGCCACTTATAAGCAGAACGTCATTTCGACCGTGACGCTGATCGAAGGCCTGGCGCCGATCATGATCGAGCGCGGCTGGGGGCGCGTGCTGCAGATCGCCAGCGCCATCGCCATCCATCAGCCGCCCAATTTCCCCGACTACCAGGCCGCCAAGGCGGCGGAGATCAATCTCTCACGCTCGTTCTCGCGCAGCCTGGCGGGCACGGGCGTCACCTCCAACGCCATCAGCGCCGGGATCATCCATACGCCCGGGTCCGACGCCGAGATCGCCAGCATCGCCAAGGAGGTCGGCATGGCCGGCGACTGGCAGGATAACGAGAAAGAGATCGCCCTAGGGGTCTTCCGTCAAACCGTGGGTCGCATAGGTCGGGCCGAGGATATCGCCGCGGCGGTCTGCTTCCTGGTCAGCCCGCGGGCGGACTTCATTACCGGCGTCAATCTCGTCGTCGACGGGGGGATGTGA
- a CDS encoding MFS transporter yields the protein MIDWRRWSAMAASAICMAVGMSAVFMGSFPVFLEPVSRDLAWGRAVLPQIITVISLSAAVLMPLCGRLVDRIGVRIPVALGLILVASGMGLLSLIRSNGAVFWVAALLLGAGAALSGPPAFVGVVSSWFDKNRALALGCVLSIAPMCSQAVVAPLAQHLIATVGWRTSYQMLALVVSVVGAATALLFLRRNSAGGSEMPGPQPVDVTAGQALRTRTFWQLAIASALASGALIGFSVHVVSWLTGRSVAPAQAALVLSALFLSGVAGTFLSSYVADRSRSIRPIQIFYALPLAGLGLMAASNALPTMVLGAALVGLGMSAVTGLAPFLVTRYFGLGASAEIFGIVMAMSMASIGLAPLLIGLGFDRTGGYVLPLALTALAVVIATIAIGLLPRANAPARPAHDDHGLSIVAERVS from the coding sequence ATGATCGATTGGCGGCGATGGAGCGCGATGGCGGCGAGCGCCATATGCATGGCCGTCGGCATGTCGGCCGTGTTCATGGGCTCGTTCCCCGTTTTCCTCGAACCGGTTTCGCGAGACCTGGCCTGGGGGCGCGCGGTCCTGCCCCAGATCATCACCGTCATCTCCCTGTCCGCGGCGGTCCTGATGCCGCTGTGCGGAAGGCTCGTTGATCGGATCGGCGTGCGCATTCCGGTCGCCTTGGGCCTTATCCTGGTCGCGTCGGGCATGGGCCTGCTGTCGTTGATCCGCTCCAATGGCGCGGTGTTCTGGGTCGCCGCCCTGCTGCTCGGCGCGGGGGCCGCCCTTTCGGGGCCGCCGGCCTTTGTGGGCGTGGTGTCGTCCTGGTTCGACAAGAACAGGGCGCTGGCCTTGGGCTGCGTCCTGTCGATCGCGCCGATGTGCTCCCAGGCCGTCGTAGCCCCGCTCGCCCAGCATCTGATCGCCACGGTCGGCTGGCGAACGAGCTATCAGATGCTGGCGCTTGTCGTGTCCGTAGTCGGCGCGGCGACCGCGCTCCTCTTTTTGCGGCGCAATTCCGCCGGCGGTTCGGAGATGCCGGGGCCTCAACCGGTCGACGTGACAGCCGGCCAGGCCCTTAGGACTCGCACCTTCTGGCAACTGGCGATCGCCAGCGCCTTGGCCAGCGGCGCCTTGATCGGGTTCAGCGTTCATGTCGTCAGCTGGCTGACGGGCCGCAGCGTCGCGCCCGCGCAGGCGGCCTTGGTCCTGTCGGCGCTCTTCCTGTCGGGTGTCGCCGGCACCTTCCTGTCGAGCTATGTCGCCGATCGCTCGCGCAGCATTCGACCGATCCAAATCTTTTACGCTCTGCCGCTGGCGGGGCTTGGGCTGATGGCGGCGTCCAACGCCTTGCCGACCATGGTCCTGGGGGCTGCGCTGGTCGGGCTTGGCATGAGCGCCGTCACCGGCCTCGCGCCTTTCTTGGTCACCCGGTATTTCGGTCTTGGCGCGTCGGCCGAAATCTTCGGGATCGTGATGGCCATGTCGATGGCCTCGATCGGCCTGGCGCCGCTGCTGATCGGCCTTGGGTTCGACCGCACGGGCGGTTACGTCTTGCCCCTTGCGCTCACGGCCTTGGCCGTAGTGATCGCGACCATCGCCATAGGCCTGCTGCCGCGGGCCAACGCTCCGGCCCGCCCCGCCCACGATGATCACGGCCTGTCGATCGTCGCGGAACGCGTGTCATGA
- a CDS encoding KTSC domain-containing protein: protein MIKAFAYDAANQVLTITFVSGRAYAYSAVPADVAEGLRLALAKGEYFNKAIRDRFDAEAVAGTPGQPRSLF, encoded by the coding sequence GTGATCAAGGCCTTCGCCTACGATGCGGCGAACCAAGTCCTGACCATCACCTTCGTGAGCGGGCGCGCCTATGCCTATAGCGCCGTGCCCGCCGACGTCGCCGAGGGGCTGCGCCTGGCCTTGGCCAAGGGTGAGTATTTCAACAAGGCTATTCGCGATCGCTTTGACGCCGAGGCCGTCGCAGGAACCCCTGGCCAGCCGCGATCGCTGTTCTAA
- a CDS encoding GntR family transcriptional regulator gives MKTTAPTPCAGASDEAGQTLAELVRSVTGGQLRSKRPFLIADDLETQFLRAGWPAGQSFGGEAALAERYDVGRDVLREVVRVLEGRRHARMRRGPQGGLEVIRPDLEDLCGRLNGYAYVSELDRVSVLETWTILMAVAVRLLFSSAQTPVAARDRLVALFARPDLSLRGLGTDLIAASASPLLAELGACVASLLPRSANTALEAEWCGAPWRRIAFGLDAAAWLDWIHQVQLPWTQAQVGEASDERHVDPPSAPPDQSFKAQAMQVVHSLMSTTPPHVWNRGHLIGNEFDLADRFGVDKSIIRQAIRLMEDAETAVALPGRGRGLVTRLPSTAPLSRLFCAYFVAHGLDEADGERVFGALRIECAGLAADRADLDDRIALLQLREDLGDLQGPLPVAVLQSFERFQQHAAHNILLGLCIDSVKAFMTWRMDRQLVAPEAVTRLYRMHTQRVVRAICAQDRAGAMVAEQAKLEGLARARKASLGS, from the coding sequence ATGAAGACGACGGCGCCCACCCCTTGCGCAGGCGCGTCCGACGAAGCGGGCCAGACCTTGGCGGAGCTCGTGCGAAGCGTCACCGGCGGCCAGCTGCGCAGCAAGCGGCCTTTCTTGATCGCAGACGATCTGGAGACCCAGTTCCTGCGCGCCGGCTGGCCCGCGGGCCAGTCCTTCGGCGGCGAGGCCGCCCTCGCCGAGCGATACGATGTGGGCCGCGATGTTCTGCGAGAGGTCGTGCGCGTGCTGGAAGGTCGACGGCACGCCCGCATGCGGCGTGGGCCCCAAGGTGGTCTCGAAGTCATCCGCCCCGACCTGGAAGACCTTTGCGGCCGCCTCAACGGCTATGCCTATGTCTCCGAACTCGATCGTGTCAGCGTCCTTGAAACCTGGACGATCCTGATGGCGGTCGCGGTGCGGCTGCTGTTCTCGTCAGCGCAAACGCCCGTTGCGGCCAGGGACCGGCTGGTCGCGCTCTTCGCGCGGCCGGACCTTAGTCTGCGCGGGCTGGGAACCGACCTGATCGCCGCGAGCGCCAGTCCTCTGCTGGCCGAGCTGGGCGCCTGCGTCGCCAGCCTGCTACCGCGCTCGGCGAACACTGCGCTCGAGGCGGAATGGTGCGGGGCGCCCTGGCGACGCATCGCTTTCGGCCTCGATGCCGCGGCCTGGCTTGATTGGATCCACCAGGTCCAACTGCCCTGGACCCAAGCCCAGGTGGGCGAGGCGTCGGACGAGCGTCATGTCGATCCGCCCAGCGCGCCTCCAGACCAAAGTTTCAAAGCTCAGGCGATGCAGGTGGTTCACAGCCTGATGTCGACCACGCCGCCCCACGTCTGGAACCGTGGCCACCTGATCGGCAACGAATTCGACCTGGCCGATCGGTTCGGCGTCGACAAAAGCATCATTCGCCAGGCCATCCGCCTGATGGAGGACGCCGAAACCGCCGTGGCGCTGCCGGGAAGGGGCAGGGGCCTTGTGACCCGCTTGCCCAGCACCGCGCCGCTCAGCCGGCTCTTCTGCGCCTATTTCGTGGCCCACGGCCTGGATGAAGCAGACGGCGAGCGGGTCTTTGGCGCCCTGCGCATTGAATGCGCCGGTCTGGCCGCCGATCGCGCCGATCTCGATGACCGGATCGCGCTCTTGCAACTGCGTGAAGACCTGGGCGACTTGCAGGGGCCTTTGCCGGTGGCGGTGCTCCAAAGCTTCGAGCGTTTCCAGCAGCATGCCGCGCACAACATTCTCCTTGGCCTCTGCATCGACAGCGTCAAGGCGTTCATGACCTGGCGCATGGATCGCCAGCTTGTCGCGCCTGAAGCCGTGACCCGCCTTTACCGCATGCACACTCAGCGGGTGGTTCGGGCGATCTGCGCTCAGGACAGGGCTGGCGCGATGGTCGCCGAGCAAGCCAAGCTCGAAGGCCTGGCGCGAGCGCGCAAGGCGAGCCTCGGCTCCTAG
- a CDS encoding aldehyde dehydrogenase family protein: MAGIESRCPIGRETYMARNDRKALHLIGGEWIEAGEPGESFDPATGDVIGTYSLAGAAEAGLAIAAAGGAFTDTGWKDDHRLRASVLNAMADAFEARFDELVALTGLENGKVNLHAQIEIGIAPQTLRYNAALALTEAGRAAERAPGQISLTLKQPVGVAGIIAPWNSPCALVTRSLAPALAAGCTAVIMLPRQTAQLNHLIAQIIAATKGLPAGVVNLITGGQQAGEAIVASPQVPTISFTGSTATGRAIAANAAPRVKRLGLELGGKTPLIVFDDANLDAVTPTAVAALTVFSGQFCMTGSRLLVQRGVAAKVAQALGEALSTVRVGPASDPASEMGPLIDKANVERVDRMVEAAIAAGAKAIVRGGPVTDGELAKGAFYRPTLLEVTDNQADIVQQEVFGPVLAMQVFDTEAQAVALANGTEYGLAASVWSRDLDRQVRMARALDAGTVWINGWAALSDQFEEGGFKQSGLGRMRGLAVLEDFIEHKHISFVTS; the protein is encoded by the coding sequence ATGGCCGGCATCGAGAGCCGTTGCCCGATCGGGCGGGAGACTTACATGGCGCGAAATGACAGGAAGGCATTGCACCTGATCGGTGGCGAATGGATAGAAGCCGGCGAGCCAGGCGAAAGCTTCGATCCGGCCACCGGAGACGTCATCGGTACGTATAGTCTTGCGGGAGCGGCCGAAGCGGGCCTTGCGATCGCGGCCGCCGGCGGGGCGTTCACCGACACTGGCTGGAAGGACGATCATCGCCTTCGGGCCAGCGTCCTCAACGCGATGGCCGACGCATTCGAAGCTCGGTTCGACGAACTGGTGGCGCTGACCGGGCTCGAAAATGGAAAAGTGAACCTCCATGCTCAGATCGAGATCGGCATCGCGCCGCAGACCCTTCGCTATAACGCCGCGCTGGCGCTAACGGAGGCTGGCCGCGCGGCGGAACGCGCGCCGGGGCAGATATCGCTGACTCTGAAGCAGCCCGTGGGCGTCGCCGGCATCATCGCGCCGTGGAACTCCCCGTGCGCCCTGGTGACCCGTTCCCTCGCGCCGGCTCTGGCTGCCGGATGCACAGCGGTGATCATGCTGCCGCGACAGACCGCTCAGCTCAACCACCTGATCGCCCAGATCATCGCCGCCACCAAGGGTCTTCCTGCGGGTGTGGTGAACCTCATCACCGGAGGCCAGCAGGCGGGCGAAGCGATCGTCGCATCACCGCAAGTGCCCACGATCAGCTTCACCGGCAGCACCGCCACGGGCCGGGCCATCGCCGCCAATGCTGCGCCACGGGTCAAGCGCCTGGGACTGGAGTTGGGCGGGAAAACGCCGCTGATCGTGTTCGACGACGCCAATCTGGATGCGGTGACGCCCACCGCCGTGGCGGCGTTGACGGTGTTCTCCGGTCAATTCTGCATGACCGGCAGCCGCCTCTTGGTGCAGCGCGGCGTCGCCGCCAAGGTTGCTCAGGCGCTGGGCGAGGCGCTGTCGACCGTCCGCGTTGGTCCGGCCTCCGACCCTGCATCCGAGATGGGCCCACTGATCGACAAGGCCAATGTCGAGCGGGTCGACCGCATGGTCGAGGCCGCGATCGCCGCCGGCGCGAAGGCGATTGTCCGGGGCGGTCCGGTCACGGACGGCGAATTGGCCAAGGGCGCATTCTATCGCCCCACGCTGCTGGAAGTGACGGATAACCAGGCTGACATCGTTCAGCAGGAAGTCTTCGGTCCGGTGCTGGCGATGCAGGTTTTCGACACCGAAGCCCAGGCCGTCGCGCTAGCCAATGGCACCGAATATGGCTTGGCCGCCAGCGTATGGTCACGCGATCTGGATCGCCAGGTCCGTATGGCCAGGGCGCTTGACGCCGGCACGGTGTGGATCAATGGCTGGGCGGCGCTCTCGGATCAGTTCGAGGAGGGCGGGTTCAAGCAGAGCGGTCTGGGGCGCATGCGCGGCCTGGCGGTGCTGGAAGACTTCATCGAGCACAAACACATCTCGTTCGTCACCAGTTGA
- a CDS encoding carotenoid oxygenase family protein, translating to MTRPFPAVMTQGIDEPSRFEGEVYDLEVTDGAIPAEIDGLLVQAVPDQAFPPEVDHLYLMTVAAGGDGAVRAFRFKDGHADFRTRYVRTERFVLERQARRSLFGNYRDPFSDDPSVAGKSRTTANTALFFHADRLFACKEDGLAYEVDPGTLETRGAWTAEGGITSKTFTAHPKTDRERGKLIGFGYAAKGETTRDIAYYVIDDAGKVEHEAWLEAPVGAMIHDCAATENYTILPLMPITSDLERLRSGGPHFIYDPDMPQIFGILPRYGDADTVRWFRGPPGFTGHTVNAFEDEDGKIVFDVLEADGNGFAPVITDRAGQAPPPGSVSSALVRWRIDYNGASLTLSDRTVLATVNGEGPHIDPRRELRSHRHVFVPTLDRSKLATDQNGRPQPVMFNQLSHFDLETGARDNWYPGPAATFQDPVFFPRSQDAPEGDGFLIALLNHPLEGRSELVVLESLRLSAGPVARIKLPMRMRLGIHSTWIDGTQVPAWS from the coding sequence ATGACGAGGCCGTTTCCCGCAGTAATGACCCAGGGCATCGACGAACCCAGCCGGTTCGAAGGCGAGGTGTACGACCTCGAAGTGACTGACGGCGCGATTCCAGCGGAGATTGACGGGCTCCTCGTGCAGGCCGTGCCCGACCAGGCCTTTCCGCCTGAGGTCGACCACCTCTATCTGATGACCGTGGCTGCTGGCGGCGACGGCGCGGTCCGCGCCTTCCGGTTCAAGGATGGCCATGCCGATTTTCGCACGCGCTATGTCCGCACCGAACGTTTCGTCCTCGAGCGCCAGGCGCGCCGCTCCCTGTTCGGCAACTACCGCGACCCGTTCTCCGACGACCCCTCGGTGGCCGGCAAGAGCCGCACGACCGCCAACACCGCGCTCTTCTTCCATGCCGATCGGCTGTTCGCCTGCAAGGAGGATGGCCTGGCCTACGAGGTTGATCCAGGTACCCTCGAAACCCGAGGCGCTTGGACCGCGGAGGGTGGGATCACCAGCAAGACCTTCACCGCTCACCCGAAGACCGATCGTGAGCGGGGCAAACTGATTGGTTTCGGCTACGCCGCCAAGGGCGAGACCACGCGCGATATCGCCTACTATGTGATCGACGACGCCGGCAAGGTGGAGCACGAGGCCTGGCTGGAGGCGCCCGTCGGCGCCATGATCCATGACTGCGCCGCCACCGAGAACTACACGATCCTGCCGTTGATGCCGATCACCAGCGATTTGGAGCGTCTGCGCTCGGGCGGGCCGCACTTCATCTACGATCCCGACATGCCGCAGATTTTCGGAATTCTGCCGCGCTACGGCGACGCCGACACCGTTCGCTGGTTTCGTGGTCCGCCCGGCTTCACCGGCCACACGGTCAACGCCTTTGAAGACGAGGACGGCAAGATCGTCTTCGATGTCCTGGAAGCCGACGGCAATGGCTTTGCGCCGGTCATCACCGATCGGGCCGGTCAGGCGCCGCCCCCGGGAAGCGTATCGAGCGCCCTGGTGCGCTGGCGGATCGACTATAACGGCGCGTCCCTGACGCTGAGCGACCGGACGGTCCTGGCCACGGTGAACGGCGAGGGGCCCCATATCGACCCCAGGCGCGAGCTGCGCTCGCATCGTCACGTGTTCGTCCCGACCCTGGACCGCAGCAAGCTCGCCACCGACCAGAACGGTCGCCCGCAGCCGGTGATGTTCAACCAGCTCAGCCATTTCGATCTAGAAACCGGCGCGCGCGATAACTGGTACCCGGGTCCGGCCGCCACCTTTCAGGATCCGGTGTTTTTCCCCCGGTCGCAGGACGCGCCCGAGGGCGACGGCTTCTTGATTGCGCTGCTCAACCATCCCCTGGAAGGCCGCAGCGAACTGGTCGTGCTGGAGAGCTTGAGGCTGTCGGCCGGTCCGGTCGCCAGGATCAAGCTGCCCATGCGAATGCGGCTGGGAATTCATTCCACCTGGATCGACGGAACACAGGTTCCGGCCTGGTCCTGA
- a CDS encoding thermonuclease family protein encodes MPLLIIAAASIIACTDPSVHDGDTIRCGAERVRLFGVDAPEVLRGQTPAEPFAYDARDELIRLTRGRVGCRFVERDRYGRFVGKCWSSVSSDVNAAVIRSGFATEYRRYSKGLYARAESEARSAGHGAWAGQAQAR; translated from the coding sequence ATGCCGCTCCTGATCATCGCCGCCGCCAGCATCATCGCCTGCACGGATCCGAGCGTGCATGACGGAGACACGATCCGGTGTGGTGCCGAGCGGGTCCGATTGTTCGGCGTCGACGCGCCTGAGGTCCTCCGCGGCCAGACGCCGGCGGAGCCCTTCGCCTATGACGCCCGAGACGAGCTGATCCGTCTGACGCGCGGCCGGGTGGGCTGCCGGTTCGTCGAACGCGACCGCTACGGCCGTTTCGTTGGCAAGTGCTGGTCGAGCGTCAGCTCTGACGTGAACGCGGCGGTGATCCGGTCGGGCTTTGCGACGGAGTACCGTCGCTACAGCAAGGGGCTCTACGCCAGGGCCGAGAGCGAGGCTAGATCGGCCGGTCATGGCGCCTGGGCCGGGCAAGCCCAGGCGCGCTGA
- a CDS encoding nuclear transport factor 2 family protein: protein MIEAVKAKPVTLNRDEACALVLKVMELLIDPATAEQARPYLTESYIQHNPAIASGADAIIAFTRSPEAERARNEMRPAADPPQFVVEGDRIVMILPRDVPDPADPSKTYRTHWFDMWRIEDGKLAEHWDGALKP from the coding sequence ATGATAGAAGCCGTTAAAGCCAAGCCCGTGACCCTGAACAGGGACGAGGCCTGCGCGCTGGTCCTCAAGGTGATGGAGTTGCTCATCGATCCGGCCACGGCCGAGCAGGCCAGGCCGTACCTGACCGAAAGCTACATCCAGCACAATCCGGCCATCGCCTCCGGGGCGGACGCCATCATCGCCTTCACGCGCTCGCCCGAAGCCGAGCGCGCGCGAAATGAGATGCGCCCTGCGGCCGATCCGCCGCAGTTCGTGGTCGAGGGCGATCGCATCGTGATGATCCTGCCGCGCGATGTGCCCGATCCAGCCGATCCCTCCAAGACCTACCGGACCCACTGGTTCGACATGTGGCGCATCGAAGACGGCAAGCTGGCCGAGCACTGGGATGGCGCCCTAAAGCCCTGA